In Necator americanus strain Aroian chromosome IV, whole genome shotgun sequence, the following proteins share a genomic window:
- a CDS encoding hypothetical protein (NECATOR_CHRIV.G16187.T1) translates to MCATAAPPARIGVSGGYHRRRREVDAYDTDSLRAYWLPTHKRISTNGKFSSAAPGCCDGNCCRGPYGQREGLHATSPFVGAAIREERSKRAAVHLIHDKARPHVVSATGN, encoded by the coding sequence ATGTGTGCCACTGCTGCTCCGCCCGCGCGGATTGGAGTTTCTGGAGGATATCATCGCAGAAGACGAGAGGTGGATGCCTATGATACCGATAGTCTACGTGCTTACTGGCTTCCTACTCATAAGCGAATCAGCACCAACGGAAAGTTCTCCTCTGCTGCTCCTGGGTGTTGTGACGGGAACTGCTGTCGAGGACCTTACGGTCAACGCGAAGGTCTTCACGCGACATCTCCGTTTGTGGGCGCTGCCATTCGAGAAGAGCGATCGAAACGTGCCGCTGTTCACCTCATCCACGACAAAGCGCGTCCGCACGTCGTTTCCGCAACTGGCAACTAA
- a CDS encoding hypothetical protein (NECATOR_CHRIV.G16188.T1) yields the protein MSSQVGAIASVNALIGKVFKQPKGDFADRLNSRITVCLLSLSSVLLMSSHFMGDPITCWTPAQFTKQWSDFVNQYCYVHGTYFVSLNESLPFHETERRRIPINYYQWVPYILAVQAFLFYLPRFIWKSLISVCGYDLAGAIQYVDGFWTTVKTNDATFKARIAAFEGRASSYIWDGLRLARSKGSRDMALYYTISTVIQSLNAWIQWYWLNSLLQSPLYTLWGPALVSDLIRGNDWQVTGHFPRITHCDFNRRRPASVQLDTVLCVLTLNIYYEKLFIFLWFWLLFVAIVSTTNSIYWTVSLCISTKARRIITDYLATDPDSRGKHLSVEQFFRLLGKDGLFVLQQMALNLGDIPASYLSIAMRNVGEHWIEENQDLNLIVDEKQPLKNFKSV from the exons ATGAGCTCCCAAGTAGGGGCAATCGCCTCGGTGAACGCCTTAATCGGCAAGGTTTTCAAACAACCCAAAGGAGATTTC GCGGATAGGCTCAACTCGAGGATCACAGTATGTCTACTGTCATTATCATCGGTATTGCTGATGTCATCGCACTTTATGGGCGATCCGATCACTTGTTGGACCCCAGCTCAGTTTACGAAACAATG GTCAGATTTTGTTAATCAGTACTGCTATGTTCACGGGACATATTTTGTCTCTTTGAATGAATCACTGCCCTTTCATGAAACTGAACGGCGGAGGATACCCATTAATTACTATCAGTGG GTCCCTTACATTCTTGCCGTGCAGGCGTTCCTCTTCTACTTGCCACGATTTATTTGGAAATCGCTCATCTCTGTATGTG GATACGATCTAGCAGGAGCCATACAGTATGTGGATGGATTCTGGACCACTGTCAAGACCAACGACGCTACTTTCAAAG CACGTATCGCAGCATTTGAAGGACGTGCTTCTTCTTATATTTGGGATGGGTTGCGTCTGGCCCGAAGCAAGGGAAGTAGGGATATGGCGCTCTACTACACTATATCAACAGTGATACAATCACTAAACGCATGGATTCAG TGGTACTGGCTGAATTCTTTGCTACAGTCCCCTCTTTACACTCTGTGGGGACCGGCGCTAGTAAGTGATCTCATCCGAGGGAATGATTGGCAG GTCACCGGACACTTTCCCCGAATTACTCATTGTGATTTCAACAGAAGACGACCAGCAAGTGTACAG CTCGATACTGTTCTCTGTGTCCTAACACTCAATATTTATTACGAGAAACTGTTCATTTTTCTGTGGTTCTGGTTGCTTTTTGTTGCTATCGTGTCAACTACAAATTCAATATACTGGACCGTTAGTTTATGTATAAGCACAAAG GCACGTCGCATTATCACAGACTACCTGGCCACGGATCCTGACTCGAGGGGAAAACATTTGTCTGTAGAGCAGTTCTTCAGACTTTTGGGAAAGGATGGGCTCTTCGTGCTACAGCAAATGGCCCTTAACCTTGGGGACATTCCAGCTAG CTACCTTTCCATTGCCATGAGAAACGTCGGCGAACACTGGATAGAAGAGAATCAAGACCTTAACCTCATTGTGGACGAGAAACAACCGCTTAAGAATTTTAAATCTGTTTAG
- a CDS encoding hypothetical protein (NECATOR_CHRIV.G16189.T1): MRLRAHLFNTTVLPALTYASETWALRKQEENVVSVIKCSVERVMSGVSCFTQIEKGLRSSSLRHRSKIRDAAAYAKESKIRWAGHMMRYNDNRWTRAVSDWIPRDIKRSAGRPLT; encoded by the coding sequence ATGCGGCTCCgagctcacctattcaacaccaccgttcttcctgctttgacctacgcttcggaaacctgggcgcTTCGCAAGCAAGAGGAAAATGTTGTCAGCGTCATAAAATGCTCAGTTGAAAGAGTGATGTCAGGAGTTTCCTGCTTTACGCAAATAGAAAAGGGGCTTCGAAGTTCATCCCTACGTcatcgatcgaagatcagagacgctgccgcatatgctaaagaaagcaaaattaggtgggccggacatATGATGCGTTATAatgacaatcgttggaccagagctgtgagcgactggataccacgcgatATTAAACGCTCCGCAGGAAGACCACTCACCTga
- a CDS encoding hypothetical protein (NECATOR_CHRIV.G16190.T1) → MALKRIQKELQDLGRDPPAQCSAGPVGDDLFHWQATIMGPPESPYQGGVFFLTIHFPTDYPFKPPKVAFTTRIYHPNINSNGSICLDILRSQWSPALTISKVLLSICSLLCDPNPDDPLVPEIARIYKTDRDRYNQLAREWTQKYAM, encoded by the exons ATGGCACTCAAGAGAATCCAGAAG GAGTTACAAGATTTGGGACGCGATCCACCGGCACAGTGCTCTGCCGGACCTGTAGGCGATGATCTGTTCCATTGGCAAGCTACAATCATGGGACCTCCTGAGTCTCCATATCAAGGGGGAGTCTTTTTCCTCACGATTCACTTCCCGACAGATTATCCTTTTAAACCACCAAAG GTCGCTTTTACAACGAGAATCTATCACCCTAATATAAATTCGAACGGCAGTATTTGTTTGGATATTCTTAGATCGCAGTGGTCTCCAGCATTGACTATATCGAAAG TTCTGTTGTCGATCTGCTCACTACTATGCGATCCAAATCCTGATGATCCCTTGGTGCCCGAAATCGCTCGAATCTATAAAACAGATCGCGACCG gtacaATCAGTTGGCACGTGAATGGACACAGAAGTACGCGATGTGA